A stretch of DNA from Ricinus communis isolate WT05 ecotype wild-type chromosome 4, ASM1957865v1, whole genome shotgun sequence:
TTAATCTCTAGGATTCTGCCACTGATAGTTTGTGATTGCTATGTCTTTGATAAGATCTATAGCCTACTCTGGGGTCATTTTGTTAAGTGATCCATCTGTTGCTACATTGATAGATTATTTACTTACATAGTTCAGTCCATTAAAGAATGTCTGAATTTGCAGCCATAAAATTAGACCATAGTATGATAGCTCCTCAAAAGATCCTTAAACATTTCCTAACAATCATACAAAGTCTCAGTTTCCTATTGAAGAAAGCCTGTTATATCATTCCTCAGCGTGCCAATCTTGGAAGGTGAGAAATATCTCTCCAAAAATTTCTCAACAAGTTGATTCCATGTTGTGAATGTATTAGTTGAGAATGACTTCAACCACTTCTTCagtttttcccttagtgagaATAGGAATAACCATAGTCTGATGGCATCATCTGATATCCCATTGATCTTGAAGATAGCACAAATCTCTAAAATGTCATccaaatgagtatttggatCCTCATTTGGCAATTCATCAAACATACAAGTGTCTGCACCATCTGGCTTAAGTTGGGCTTAATCTCAAAGTTATCTGCCACCACATTCAATCTAGCAATACTTGAAGTAGCCTCATTTAGAGCTAGTCTCATATACTCTTGCATGATTCTCTTCTGTGGTGGATCTACCATTCTATCCAGTTCCTTTCCTCTCCCAGATTTGGGCCCTCAGGAATCCCCTAATTATTAACCTATAGCTCTTGTAAAACTGCCACCATTCCATCCAAAGCTCgtctctctcttctttccaCTTCTTCCTCAAAGTTCTTTCCAACTCCAGGTCTTATGTGAGTAGATTCGAAGAACTAACTCTAGTCATGCACAAAGCTAAGTACTTGTATAAGGAAAAACCATAAAcgaaagcaaataaaaattaaataacagtaaaataaaagattctAAATTACTAGTTTTTaagttactaataatattataatataatcctCGACAACTgcaataaaatttgatatgcGCTATGCACATGGCAAAATGAACCGGTCGTATCAAGTAATATAGTAAACAAGTAAGGGTTATCATTACCACTAAGGACTAATTATTAATACTGCTTTCAAAccttaattaatattcaacaATCGAATTGCTGTTTGGaatcttaaaattaaagattaactAAAGTAaacttgaaattaaattaaatgaaaagattGAATAAAGAAAGAGTCTACTCAGGTATTAAATCCCCCTAATCTATTTATGCATTTCATGaatcaattaacaattaaatcaaaCCAAAGAGCTAAATTGACATTCCTCAAGTTTAGATAAAAGCCTTTCTCAAGTGATTGAGCTCCTAATTCCTAATAGGAGAGCAAAAATCTCTTCTCTAACCAACTCAATTAGGTCAtacattaaatttaagaaattattatgtCAAAGAatcttgtagatctatctctGGAATCCCAATCaatcctttatttttaaaaatgaacaaTTCATAAAAGTTATCTCTAgtcaattttatgaaaataatattcaattaatatattgacttatcaattgaaataaacaataagaaatcatagaaataaaacaacttaatagtaatgattcaattgcATAACAAGTGGTTTAATCTATACAAAATAAGTTAGGATTCATCAACATCCAAATAGCAAAATATTAGTTCTTACACACTCATATAAAAGacagaagaaaagagagaattttcaaattattcGTGGCtgaaaagataagaaaatccTCCACTTCAATCTTCTAACCTTGAAGACAATATGTAGATTTGATGTTTCTTCCTTTAGAATCTTATATAAAGACTCTAAATCTCTCTAAAAATAATGTTCTAAAGCTgttctctctctagaaaaaaatgtaaaaaagctgaactctttaaaataaaatataaaaatcctTAAATAGTAAAGTCAACATAGAGTGACACGATAGCCGCACGGGAATACTTCCTAGCCGTATCACGTTAACTAATTAGAAAGGCAAATTTTTGTCTAAGGTCACACGGAGACTACATGAGAAGAGACAGCTCCCTGTATAAGGTAGTGCAGGAATCGTCAGAATGTGCATATGATCTACACGGGAAGAGTACATGGCGAGGATGACTTTTTAGTTTAAGACCCTCATATTGGCAATTGGCGAGGATGGCTTCTCGTGTGCCTCCTGTGCCTCAATGTAacttgtcttttcttttcgcACTCTTTGCTCGTGTTTTAGgctttttattcctttttacTTCTTGACATGATTTGTCTTTTAATTTCCTAAAAAAACTGAGAAACATATTActctatttttaaatcaatataaaataaggcataattataaatctttttagcACTTATCTAGATGAGACTATTTTTGTAACCCTTACTCCTATAAATAAGTATAACAATCAAAAGAATGATACACATAAATCAATCTCTTATACTCTCTCtagtcttttttattattgctcTTTATTTAGAACATTATGTAGATTATGCTGgcctttttacttttatcattttatttatcttttatatgcGGTTCTTTCCAACTGTCGATGGAGCCATTGATTACTTCAATCAAAGGATGGAAAGGCTCTCGTTCTCCCAAGTCAAATTATTAGTCAATCTCATATATGAAatgttttttattcttttttatttcttaaaagatttttgCGTTAAATTTAAGGAGTTGATTTTTGCATGTactgaaatttataattatctattttccACATAGATTTGTCAAATACTTTGAACATATCTTAACCTActtcaaaggaaaaaaatcaatttcgaCGAAATAATCACTAATAAAATCAGAtttctagaattaaatttaattatacttaaaatttgaaaattttaatagaattaaacttttaaattagatttatactaaatgaatttttaattattaatattattattattaaattaataaaaaaactaaattaatctaattaattaaaaaaattaacaaaaaatgaatttttccttCAGacttttatatgtattataatatatgataatttttttttcactttaatCATTTTGATTAGTAgcataactatttttattactttttattgcttgtttgaaaaaaaaattatcatctgTTAATTATGggctattaaaaatatttcttttttgagaaTAACACACTATAATAtcattaatcaatataaaatcACAGTTGggtgatgtgtcttttttagtactcgcaagtgcacgaaccgttcctatagtaaaggtaagttcaccacgaaGTCGATCTCTCAAAGAACTATAAGgtcacttattataaagactaattatcaacacaaaataataaaagtaaatctaaacactctaaatcgtATGTTTGAGAGGATAATggtcataaagtaaagtaactaaacaataataaatatgcaatgcaaatgcaaatgcttatgatctaaaactatatgctaaagatagtatttaatctagcaatttacttagtaatctccttgttttactttaagcctagatctaatgaatgagacggtgatgtgccttttttcctaagtcactcaagctaatgatgcaacttaggtttcttatatcaacatagattaaagtaaaaatgatatttctaatacttttaaacctaaagattttcataacaattactattgctaaattaatattatggttaactaacaataataactgaaactaataaagatatgaagataaaagaaatcattcattaaataaataaataacaaggttcatacaaaagtaaaaagactaaattaaacacttatgaaaactagcctaacatatttaacccaatgatcatggtattaaataaaaagatataaaaagtaaaaactccctctacatcaagaatttcttcaagtaggaagaagattggtcctcagtcttcacttcttgaaaagctccttagatcctaaaaagagtaatgaaaactaaaactatatgTTTATGGAAAAACTatagagaattatggagagaataatggtggcaggtgtagagagcaggtaggagaaaactccccTCCTTCTTCCTTCATTTTCCTCATTAGGGTTTTGCAAAGATTTATACAGAGGAGAGTCCTCCTCTCAATAAATCTCTCTAGAGAtgagtatactaatataagtctatctaatagataagactttaagtatcttaatctccaccaaatactatctcataaataactcttaatataaatcttaataattatacaaaatgaacAATATCCTTTGGGCCTTATAATTAGCAGTCCATGCGTCTTAATCTTGGGCCTTGACACGAATACGTcccattaagcttcttttagctccatattttcctctttttgctaatattcctgaaaatagacaattaagcttaagtatggcaaaaacacatattttcaccatttcatatatagaaatatatcattaaagctttaaaatacccttaaatatctatacataatttggaccgatcaaatacccccacacttaaacttttacttgtcctcaagtaaataGCAACTGAGAATTAACTTTTGcaaaaatcatgaaaaataTCCCTACTCagtttaaagatattattcaaaagaatctcactAATGCAAAGATCATGTCAACCCAAGAACATTTGagtcataataattttctttaaaaatataaactcaatCATTGTTAATCAAAAGACTGAAGCATCCAATCCTTCACACCTATTTCACAACAAATAGTCTAACTCATCTTCAAAGGATACAACTATGATGCATAATCCAAATTATCATATAACCCTATTCAAAAAGGTAAAACCTTCATTCAAAAACAAGAGATCAATAGGCATTTATTACTTGCTTTTGAAGCtcttatactttttcttttcttttctttataccccttggattttaatttttgatacttggggtacttctttctttcttgagatgtTATGCCTTTTTACGCAAATACAAACATGGATAATGAATGCacctggttactcaacaaaacATACATTAAGATGCTTTGCATACTTATAATCTTAATTGCCTTTTTACGCGAAAATCGACATTGGTCATGAAGATTCCCGGTTACTAAGCAACTAAAATTAGCGGAGTAGAATTATTAAACTTAGAGCTTTAAACTTGCCCATATCATATCTCACAAACTTAGGCAAGCCAATTTAAATAACAAGGAAATTATAATCTAAATCATACACTTTTAATCATACCCATGTCGAATGTTGCTAAACTATTCATCATGTTCATATACAAAAGATGAACACTTGATCATTTAAATGCAAATAACTCATGAGTTCATATTTATACATGTTAAAAACTAACTCAAGAGTTCAAGAATCTTAACATAATAGCATTCTTTCATCGACTCTTATAtagaacaataagaaaaagctaagtggaaaaatttaaaattttgcaaaAGATTAACCAAAGTTGCTAATTCTCATGGCATATGACGTATAAAGTTTAATCgaaaaaatattctatttcCCTCCCCCACACTTAAATTTGACATTGTCCTTtgcatatagaaaaataaagaataaaaatagagGAAAAAGATAGAATATTCCCCTGGAATTTTGCAATGCATAGTAAGCCATGAACTTGAATTCCAATCTCCACCATCCAAACTTTAGAAGCACACTTGAACAcacattcataaataactcttaatataaatcctaataattatacaaaatgactaaaatatcccttgGGCCTTATAATTAGCAGTCCATGCGTTTTAATCTTGGGTCTTGACATGAATATGTTCCATTAAACTTCTTTTATCtcaatattttcctctttttgttaatattcctgaaaataaacaattaaactCAAGTGAGgcaaaaagatatatttttaccatttatatataaaaatatatcattaaagctttaaaatacttttaaatatctatTCATAATTTGGACCGATAGTTGGGATTACAGATGTTAGCCATATTGgcaagaattaaaataaaaataaaaataaaaagaaggcTCATTAGACCTAAGAGCCCTGGAAGCAGCCTCATGAGCTACTGAATTAGCAAGCCTACGAAcatggaaaaaagaaacctGAGGTATATGAATGTCCCTAAGCCAAAAACAATTCCTTAAGCTAGTACCAATCGGAGACAAGGGAACTGAGTTATCATGCAATTAAGATATTGAAAACAAacaatatgaaataaaaatacaattatgACCACTCATTTCAATTGCTACCTTCATACCCTCCTCAATAGCAACTGCTTCGGTCTGTTCAGGGGTAGAAACATGTTATAACGGACAAGAGGGTTGCAACATAAAGATTATCAACATCAAATACAGCAACTCCAAAACCACCCGAACCAGTGTTGGCATTGAAGGAACCATCAACAAAGAACTTGTAACATCTCCTGCTTATAAGTTCCATGAGATTTGCTGAATGAGGTTGACAACAGTAAAATAATTTCCCTCTATTTcttacataaaaattaaaattaattatatctcaatttaaaaaataaaaagtctataactcataaaatttaattaatttatttattatttcaattattaaaataataaaaatttaaaatttaattaatttcattcattttttaataattatttttatctaatcaatataagatattttatCCTCTTTTCTCTACAaactttatttcattttctttaaaatatcttCCCCTACTTCCCCTCTCCGTGTTCTTACATAGAGTTGGTTTAACGATATATTGGGCGATTTTACCCAATATTGTTTTTAATGTTTTCATAAAATAACTATGTCTTAATAAGATAAGATGaagtaaagtaaaataaggaaacaCACGTGTCAAAATATTAGCTACCATTCGGCTTGCTTGCAATGAATAAAAACCTGTCTTGCCGATTTGCTTTTACTTTTCTGCTGCTttcatttaattcttaaaacaATTGgctattatattatataatattcatttgcctctttttcttctcattttttctGTTCCGTTTAATCTGATCTTATCCTTGCCAACCACCGTCCGTTGACTGACTGAAACTACAAAATAGAGAAATCCATAACTTATGGCGTCGTCGAAGGTGATGGCAACAGCGACAACGTCAACGACGAATACGGATCTGCCACGTGAACCGTCGTTATGCTCGTCGCTCTCTACTCTGCTGGCGGATCTTCAAAATCAAAGCATGTACACATACACGAACGAAAGTGGAGGGGCGTCGGTGACACGCGCGGACGATGAGGCGTGGGAAGGGATGACTTTGGAGGATTTTTTAACGAAGGCAGGTGCGGTGAGGGAGGAGGATGTTAGAGAGGCTTATTATGATGATTGTGTAGATATtgttaatagtaataataataatagtaataaatataacaaaattgaaaataataataataataataataacaataatgataattatgttaataatGAGAGTAAGGGACAACTGAATCAAGGGAGACATAAGAGAAGAGCTGTTGTTGAAGACGCTCCGTTGGATAAGGCTTCTCAGCAGAAACAGCGGCGGATGATTAAGAATCGTGAATCTGCTGCCAGGTCCAGGGAACGTAAACaggtctctctctctctctctctctcccgctctctctttctctttatttttattttttaattattattattgtcacctttttttttaatatgagagatgCCTTGGATttgctttttaaaaaaaatatatatatatttataatgtatATTTACTGTTGATAATTAGGCTTACACGATGGAGCTAGAATCCTTGGTGACACAGCTTGAGGAGGAGAATGCACGGCTACGAAGTGAAGAGGtacaattataattttctgtttAGTTACTAGTAATCATAAAGAAActctgttttattttcttattctagTTTTAGTCGCGAAATAGTTATATAAAAGCATGGTGATAGCACTACTTGTAGTATGTATCAAATAACCCAACTTTGTAATTGTCTGATATACCccaacagaaaaagaaaagattgaaTTGCATAATCTTTGATTTCGATTGTATGCTTGAATACCATGTTACTTCAAACTAGAGAATGACTGCCACATCTTTCTAGATTTACCTACAGCTGAGCAATGGGCTCAGAATAATACAAGTatgttttttttctcttccatCAGACACGGGCTGCTCattgaaattaaaagtattCAGTTTATGACGAGAGCTCCCGTTTTTTACTGTCCATAAaatgaattcttgaattccaAAAGTCATTAagtaaatgtaaaaaaaataataaatcaaatttgatATAATGATACACATTATTAATGGAAAGAAGTTTGATGAGACGCAAGTCAAGAGTTGATATGGATATATAGCTTGATGTTTCCTTGCTGATTATCACAAAGATTCAAGTATCGTTTATTATAACTTCTGTATATTAAAAGTTGGCTGATATGTACAAAATTGTAATCGCAGGTTGAGCAGAGTAAGGAGAGATGTAAGGAGGTATGTTTTATGTCTTGGTGTGTTTgttacattttttttctttttcaatttttcttttggcagAAAACTGAAGTGAACTTTAGAAGTTATGTGTACATCCACCCTTATTAATATTCGTGTGCAAtcaattgattaaaaaaaatttatattcatctATTTAAGCTCAAGATGTTCAGTGAGCTTGTGTGTTAACACAAACTCATTATATTCATTTAGGTTTTGGTGTGATGTTTGGGTCTAATAGCTTAGGTTTTTAGTTTGGAAATGCTGCTTCTTGCATGGATTAATACTAGGAAATTCTGgcaaataatcaaatattgtGTTAAAGTTGGTAAGATACCAGAATATCCAATATGTATATGTACATATGcatgtatattatatattgtatTTTCCCATAGAGTTACTGAGTTGTgtagatataaatataacctttCCTAATAATCATATGGTTCCAAGAGTGAACCAAAAGCAGTATTGTTTTCAGGAATCTCAGAATCATCTAAATGTTGTGATTACGCATTCTTCTTAATCATGTAGTTCGTGATCGCATTAGAAAATGAACCTAGCCTCAAAACTGAATGAGATTACTCTTTGTGAAACAAATAGACTGGAAGAGAGCCTATTTCGGATTTCTATCTCCTTTTTGGTTGAATAAAATGGCTCCTTAAAGTACAGATAATACTTTGTGGTCATACACTTTTACACCCTTGGATCTGTAGTTCTAATCATGATACTCTAGCGTTTATGCTTGTCACTGTTTGCACTTTAATGCCAAAAAGACTAACTTTTTTACGCTTGATGTGGCACTAAAGTGTCCTTTGTCAATATTTTTTTGGTAGGagtcaatattttatattaaaaagaagttAACTATTTGAGTTTAGAAACCAAAAAAAGGTTTAAAAATAGGAAATAGTTGAGGCCCTTTGGACGAATCAATTCATTGTGTTGCAAAGATAAATATTTAGGAGCTATATTTTCCCCAAAGTGTTGAgaaatgttatatttatggATACGAACATAACCTTtccaaataattaaatggttTCAAGAGTGAACAAAAGGCAGTTATGTTACATTTTCAGGGATCACATACATTCTTGTTAATCATATAGTTGTTAGTGATTGCATTAGGAAACGAACCTAGGCAGCTTTCTGTTAGCCAAACATTCAAGGGAAACTGAAAAGAATTCCTTTCTGTCAAACACCTAGGCTGGAATTATTGAACTTAAATGGCCTTTCAGTTCTTGTTGATAATTGTTTATAAGAATTCTCTCTCTCGTATTCTATGTAATAAAAACTTGATCTAAAGAGCCTACATATTTAGCCAAACTTCTGGCTTAACAAATTCtagtctctctctctctacacacacacacacacacacacatacatATGCTTTGTGCACTTTGCAATAAACTTCCTTTTACAGTTGTCTCTTAACTCTTAAATTTGTTCATGATAGGCAgttgatttcaattttaactttataacTGGTTTGTAAGAC
This window harbors:
- the LOC8286238 gene encoding bZIP transcription factor 12; the encoded protein is MASSKVMATATTSTTNTDLPREPSLCSSLSTLLADLQNQSMYTYTNESGGASVTRADDEAWEGMTLEDFLTKAGAVREEDVREAYYDDCVDIVNSNNNNSNKYNKIENNNNNNNNNNDNYVNNESKGQLNQGRHKRRAVVEDAPLDKASQQKQRRMIKNRESAARSRERKQAYTMELESLVTQLEEENARLRSEEVEQSKERCKELMENLIPVVEKRRPPRVIRRVNSVQW